CGACCTGTTCTCGCCGCACCAGGACATCATCTCCCAGCGCATTGCCAGCCTGTACCGGCTGCCGGAGCTGAGCCACGGCATTCTCGTCGTACCGATCACCACCGCCCTGCACCGCCTGGCGCCAACCCGCTTTTTGCTGGGCAGCAGCCTGGTGCTGGACATCGGCCAGACCATCGACGTCGAGCAGATGCGCACACGCCTCGAAGCCAGCGGCTACCGCTGCGTCGACACGGTGTACGAGCATGGCGAATTCGCCGTGCGCGGCGCCCTGATCGACCTGTACCCCATGGGCAGCAAACTGCCCTACCGCATCGACCTGTTCGATGACGAAATCGAAACGCTGCGCACGTTCGACCCCGAGACCCAGCGTTCCATCGACAAGGTCGATTCGGTACGCCTGCTGCCGGCGCGCGAGTTCCCGATGCAAAAAGAGGAAGTGACCCGCTTCAAGGCACGCTTTCGCGAGCGCTTCGACGTGGACTTCCGCCGCAGCGCGATCTTCCAGGACCTGGCGAGCGGCATCATCCCCGCCGGCATCGAGTACTACCTGCCGCTGTTCTTCGAAGAAACCTCGACCCTGTTCGACTACCTGCCCAGCGACACCCAGGTGTTTTCCCTGCCGGGCGTCGAACAGGCCGCCGAGCACTTCTGGAACGACGTGCGCGGGCGCTACGAAGACCGCCGTGGCGACCTGAGCCGGCCGCTGCTGCCGCCTGCCGAGCTGTTCCTGCCGGTGGAAGACTGTTTCGCCCAGCTCAAGCAATGGCCCCGGGTGGTGGTCAGCGCCGAAGACCTCGACCCTGGCGCCGGCCGTGAACGCTTCCCGGCACGCCCCCTGCCAGAGCTTGCCATCGAAGCCAAGGCCAACCAGCCGCTGGCAGCGCTGGCAAGCTTCCTCGACCAGTTCCCCGGCCGCGTACTGTTCACCGCAGAATCTGCGGGCCGTCGCGAAGTGCTGCTGGAGCTGCTCGAACGCCTGAAGCTGCGCCCGCACACCGTCGAAGGCTGGACCGACTTCATCACCGGCTCTGAGCGCCTGGCGATCACCATCGCCCCGCTCGACGAAGGCCTGGTGCTGGACGACCCGGCCATTGCCCTGATCGCCGAGAGCCCGTTGTTCGGCCAGCGCGTGATGCAGCGCCGGCGCCGCGACAAACGCGGCGAGGCGGCCAACGACGCCGTGATCAAGAACCTCACCGAGCTGCGCGAAGGCGCGCCGGTGGTGCACATCGACCATGGCGTGGGCCGCTACCTGGGCCTGGCCACCCTGGAGATCGACGGCCAGGCCGCCGAGTTCCTCACCCTGGAATACGCCGAGGGCGCCAAGCTTTACGTGCCGGTGGCCAACCTGCACCTGATCGCCCGCTACACCGGCAGCGATGACGCCCTGGCGCCGCTGCACCGGCTTGGCTCCGAGGCTTGGCAGAAGGCCAAGCGCAAGGCCGCCGAACAGGTGCGCGATGTTGCCGCCGAATTGCTCGATATCTACGCCCGCCGCGCCGCGCGCAAGGGCTACGCTTTCGCCGACCCGGCCGCCGACTACGCCACCTTCAGCGCCGGCTTCCCCTTCGAAGAAACCCCCGACCAGCAGAACGCCATCGAAGCGGTGCGCGCCGACATGCTCGCGGCCAAGCCGATGGACCGCCTGGTGTGTGGCGATGTTGGCTTCGGCAAGACCGAAGTGGCCATGCGCGCCGCGTTCATCGCCGTGCACAGTGGCCGCCAGGTGGCCGTGCTGGTGCCGACTACCCTGCTCGCCCAGCAGCACTACAACAGCTTCCGCGACCGCTTCGCCGACTGGCCGGTGACGGTCGAGGTGATGAGCCGCTTCAAATCCGCCAAGGAAGTAGCCAGCGCGGCGGCGGACCTGGCCGAAGGCAAGATCGACATCCTCATCGGCACCCACAAGCTGCTGCAGGACGATGTGCGTTTCAAAGACCTGGGCCTCGTGGTAATCGACGAAGAGCACCGTTTTGGCGTGCGCCAGAAAGAGCAGCTCAAGGCGCTGCGCAGCGAAGTGGATATTCTCACCCTGACCGCCACGCCGATTCCGCGCACGCTGAACATGGCCGTGGCCGGCATGCGCGACCTGTCGATCATCGCCACGCCGCCCGCGCGGCGCCTGTCGGTGCGCACTTTCGTCATGGAGCATAACAACAGCACGGTCAAAGAAGCCCTGCTGCGTGAACTGCTGCGCGGCGGCCAGGTGTACTACCTGCACAACGACGTGAAAACCATCGAGAAGTGCGCCGCAGACCTCGCCGAACTGGTCCCGGAAGCGCGCATCGGCATCGGCCACGGCCAGATGCGCGAGCGCGAGCTGGAACAGGTGATGAGCGACTTCTACCACAAGCGCTTCAACGTGCTGATCGCCTCGACCATCATCGAGACTGGCATCGACGTGCCCAGCGCCAACACCATCGTCATCGAACGCGCCGACAAGTTCGGCCTGGCCCAGTTGCACCAGTTGCGTGGCCGGGTCGGTCGTAGCCACCACCAGGCCTACGCCTACCTGCTGACACCCGCGCGTCAAAAGGTCAGCAGCGACGCCGAGAAACGCCTGGAGGCCATCGCCAACACCCAGGACCTGGGCGCCGGCTTTGTCCTGGCCACCAACGACCTGGAAATCCGCGGCGCCGGCGAACTGCTGGGCGAAGGCCAGAGCGGGCAGATCCAGGCCGTGGGCTTTACCCTCTACATGGAAATGCTCGAACGCGCGGTCAAGGCCATCCGCAAGGGTGCCCAGCCAAACCTTGAGCAGCCGCTGGGTGGCGGCCCGGAGATCAACCTGCGCCTGCCGGCCCTGATCCCCGAGGACTACCTGCCCGATGTGCATGCACGCCTGATCCTCTACAAACGCATTGCCTCGGCCGCCGACGAAGAAGGCCTCAAGGACCTGCAGGTAGAGATGATCGACCGCTTCGGCCTGTTGCCGGAGCCGACCAAGAACCTGATGCGCCTGACCTCGCTCAAGTTGCAGGCGGAAAAGCTCGGCATCAAGAAAGTCGATGCCGGCCCCAATGGCGGCAAGCTCGAGTTCGAGGGCGAAACCCCGGTCGATCCGCTGACCTTGATCAAGCTGATCCAGGGCCAACCCAAACGCTACAAGTTCGAAGGCGCCACCCAGTTCCGTTTCCTGGTACCGATGGAACGCCCCGACGAACGTTTCAATACCCTTGAGGCGCTGTTCGAGCGCCTGACCCCACAGTCTGCCTAAGGAAGATCCATGCGTGCCATCCGTTGCCTGACCCTGCTGCTGGCGCTGTTCGCGCCAGCCGCCTTCGCCGAAGGCCTGTATCAGGTAGAAATGCTCCTGGTGCGGCAAAACAGCGTCCCCGCCTTCACCAGCCCGTTCGCGCCCGAAGACTGGAGCGCCGGCGCCCCGCGCCTGGACAAGGGCGCCGAGCGCCCGCTGGGGCTGGACGATGAAACCACCCGCCTGCAGGCCACCGCCGACTACACCGTGCTGATGCACAAGGCCTGGCAGCAGCAGGTCGGCAGCGAGCCCAGCCGCATCGCCCTGGGCGAGGGTGAAGAGCAGTTCGGCCACTTCCCCATCGAAGGCAACCTGAGCATCGCCGAAGGCCGCTTCATCGCCGTGGAAGCCAACTTCTGGGTCAACCAGCTCGATGGCAACGGCAGTGTGCTGCGCAGCGAGCAGTTCAAGCAGAGCAACAGCAACGTCAAGGGCGGCCAGTTGACCTTCCTCGACGGCGGGCACCTGGCGGTGCTGCTGAAGGTGACACCGGCAGGGATGCGCAAACTGCCGCAGATGGACCCGGAGATGATGGAGCAGTGATGTGAGCGAGAGCGATGCGCAGTTTTTTGTCCGGGAACATAACGGATGGACGTTCACGTTTGATCGCAAAACCCTGCAACGCGGCCTCGACTATGCCGAGGAAGGTAGAAGCGAAATCGTATCGATCCTGGACCTGACCATCCGCGCTCAATGCCTGGGCTCTGGAGGCCGCGCCTACTACCAACGCATCACGCTGGACATGACCGAGGACGGCCTTCAATGCGAGGGGACGTGCTCGTGCCCGGTGGGTGGCAATTGCAAACACTGTGCGGCAGCGCTCTATGTACTGCAACGCGGCCCGGACTATGCCGAGGGCACGCCTGACGAGCCCCTTGCCGCCCCCCAATCAGCGCAGCACTCACTTGAACTGCCCCCCGAACTTGCGCACTGGGTCGAGGCACTGGAAGTACCGGCGCCCCCCGCCACGGAACCTGCCAAGCGTAAGGGGCCTGCACTCTACTACGTGGTGAGCAACCACCATGGCCGCTGCATGCTCAGCGTGTTCAAAGGTTCCCGGCAGGCCGATGACACCCTGAAGCTGGGCCGCCCCAACTCGATGCCCGAGCTCATCTACTACACGCCCAAGTACGTGACCGATGAGGACTTGCGCGCCCTGCGGCTGATCGACGCCCTCAGCAAGGATTACAGCCTGCCCATTGCACGCCTGGAAGGCAAAAAGGGCGCCGAGCTCTACGAATATGCGCTCGCCACTGGCCGCTTGCTGTACGACCAACAAGAGACACCATTGGCTGAAGGCCCCGACCTGCAGGCTGAGTTTCGCTGGATGCGGCTGGACAACGGCAGCTATCGCGGCGCCTGGCACCATGATGACAGCGCCCACACACTGGCACTGCCGCTCGACCCGCTCTACTACGTGGACACCCAAACCAGGCAGACAGGCAAGCTGCTGCATGACCTTGACCCGTTCATTGCCAGCCAACTGGCCAGCGCACCAACGGTCCCCGAACACCTGATCATCCCCTTGAGCCATCGCTTGAACGCATTGAATCGTCAGGTCCCGACCCCTACCACCGTGCGTAGCGAACAGATCGACAACATCGAGCCTCGCCCTCACCTGACCCTGGGCAGCTTAGAGTTCAGCGCCTACACGCCCAAGACCGGCCGCATGCAACGCCAGATGCAGCACCGCGCTGCGCTCTCGTTCGACTACGATGGCCTGCGTGCCAGCGGCAACGACGACAAACCACTGACCCGCCTGGTGGACGCCACCAGCCAGCGCATTCGTCGCCAGCCCAAGACCGAGCAGGCGTTGCGCAAGACGCTACGCGACCTGGGCTTCAAGGCCGCCACCCGGCAAAGCAAGGCCCTGCCCGACAGCGCCGGCGAAATGCACCAACTGCCCGATGACGAGGCCTGGCTGCACTTCGCCCGCAACGGCCTGGCGCGCCTGCGTGAAGCCGGCTGGGTAATCGACATCCACCGCGATTTTGCCTTCAACCTGCAAGAGGTGGACGACTGGTACGCCAGCATCGACGAAGCCCCTGGGCATGAATGGTTCGACCTGGAACTGGGCATCGTGGTCGATGGCCAGCGCCACAGCCTGCTGCCGATCGTGCTGCAGCTGCTGCGCAGCAGCCCGGAACTGCTGCGCCCCAACGAACTGGCCCGGCGCAGCGACGACGAACACTTGCTGATCGACCTTAACCGTGGCCGCCTCGACAGCCCCGCACTGCGCGTTGCCCTGCCCTACGGCCGGATCAAGGCGGTGATGGGCACCCTTGGTGAACTCTACCTGCATGAAGACGCCGCGGGCCCGTCGCTGCGCCTGGACCGGGCCGATGCCGCGCGCCTGAACGAACTCGATCATTTACCCCTGCACTGGGAAGGCGGCGCGCATGTGCGCGACCTGGGCAAACGCCTGCGCGATGCGCGCGACCTGCAGGTCGAACCGCCCGAGCAACTGAATGCCACCCTGCGCCCTTATCAGCAACAAGGCCTGAACTGGATGCAGGCCCTGCGCGAAATGGGCACCGGCGGTATCCTCGGCGACGACATGGGCCTGGGCAAGACCCTGCAGACCCTGGCCCATCTGTTGCTCGAAAAACAGTCCGGGCGCCTGACCACCCCTGCCCTGGCCGTGATGCCGACCAGCCTGGTACCGAACTGGCTCGACGAGGCTGAACGCTTTGCCCCCGACCTGCGCGTCCTGGCACTGCATGGCCCGGGGCGCAGCAAGCATTTCGCCACGCTGCACGATTACGACTTGGTGCTCACCACCTACGCCCTCGCCCCCCGCGACCTCGAACACTTGCGTACGCAGCACTGGCACGTACTGGTGCTCGATGAGGCGCAGAACATCAAAAGCAGCACCAGCAAGGCCGCCCTCGCCGTCTGCGAGCTGCAGGCCGAGCAACGCCTGTGCCTGACCGGCACGCCCATGGAAAACAACCTCGGCGAGCTGTGGTCGATCTTCCACTTCCTGATGCCCGGCTGGCTGGGCGACCTTAAGCGGTTCAACCAGGATTACCGCACCCCCATCGAACGTCATGGCGACGCTGAGCGCCTAGCCCACCTGGCCAACCGCATCCGCCCGTTCCTGCTGCGCCGCACCAAGGAACAGGTGGCCACCGAACTGCCCGCCAAGACCGAGATGGTCCACTGGGTCGAGCTCAGCGATGCCCAGCGCGATACCTACGAGGCCGTGCGCGTGGCCATGGACAAGAAGGTGCGCGACGAGATCGCCCGCAACGGCGCCTCCCGCAGCCAGATCGTCATCCTCGACGCCCTGCTCAAGTTGCGCCAGGTGTGCTGCGACCTGCGCCTGGTGAAGGGCGTGGAAACCAAAGGCAACCAGGCCGACAAAGGCAAGCTCGGCGCTTTGCTGGAAATGCTCGAAGAATTGCTCAGCGAAGGCCGCCGGGTACTGTTGTTCTCCCAGTTCACCTCGATGCTGGCACTGATCGAGCAAGAGCTGCAGAAGCGCAACGTCCGTTACAGCCTGCTGACCGGCGACACCCGTGACCGTCGCACACCGGTGCAGGAATTCCAGCGCGGGGACAGCGAGGTGTTCCTGATTAGCCTCAAGGCGGGCGGTACCGGGCTGAACCTGACTGCCGCGGACACGGTGATCCACTTCGACCCCTGGTGGAACCCGGCCAGCGAGAACCAGGCCACCGACCGCGCCTACCGCATAGGCCAGGACAAGCCGGTGTTCGTGTTCAAACTGATCACCCGCGGCACGGTGGAAGAGAAGATCCAGCAGTTGCAGCAGGAGAAGGCCGCGCTGGCGGCAAGCCTGCTCGATGGCGGGCAGGCGGGGCAGTGGCGGCTGGGGGATGATGAGATCGAGGCACTGTTTGCCCCCTTGCCCGGGAAGCGCGGCCGCTAGCAGTCAGTACCGGCCTCTTCGCGGGGCAAGCCCGCTCCCACAAAAAATGTACAGCCCTCAAGAGCGGTGCAGTCCTGTGGGAGGAGAAGGCCCGCGCTGGCGGCAAGTCTGCTCGATGGCGGGCAGGCGGGGCAGTGGCGGCTGGGGGATGATGAGATCGAGGCACTGTTTGCCCCCTTGCCCGGGAAGCGCGGCCGCTAGCAGTCAGTACCGGCCTCTTCGCGGGGCAAGCCCGCTCCCACAAAAAATGTACAGCCCTCAAGAGCAGTGCAGTCCTGTGGGAGCGGGCTTGCCCCGCGAAGAGGCCAGATCAGTCAATCGACCAGCTGAGCCTCGCGCAACGCCCCCAGCGCCTCCAGCCAACGCGGCTGCTGACGATAATCGGTACGCGCAAAGCCCTGCCCTCGCATCCGCGCAATGCGCGGTGAAGGCTTGACCTTCAGCCGCTGCGCCGCACTCAGCGCCAGTTCCGCCGCCGCCCGGTCATTGCACACCAGGCCCATGTCGCAACCAGCACTCAAGGCCGCCTCGATCCGGTTGGCCGCATCCCCGACCACGTGCGCACCGGCCATGGACAGGTCGTCACTGAAGATCACCCCGTCAAAGCCCAGCTCACCCCGCAGGATGTCCTGCAGCCAACGCCGCGAGAAACCGGCCGGCTGGTTGTCGACCTGCGGATAGATCACATGGGCCGGCATGACGGCTGCCAACTGCCCGCTGAGCCGGGTGAACGGCACCAGGTCCGCCTGACGCAACTGCTCAAGGCTGCGCTCGTCTGTGGGGATGGCCACGTGCGAGTCGGCCTCAGCCCAACCATGCCCCGGGAAGTGCTTGCCGCAGGCCGCCATACCCGCAGCGTTCATGCCACGGATGAAGGCCGCCGCAAGCTGGGTGGCACGCTGCGGGTCACCTTCAAAGGCGCGGCTGCCGACCACCGCGCTACGCTGGTGATCCAGGTCGAGCACCGGCGCAAAGCTCAGGTCCAGGCCTACCGCCAACACCTCGGTGGCCATCAACCAACCACAGTGCTCCGCCAGAGACTCGGCGTTGTCATTGTCGGCCAGCGCACGCATGGCCGGCAGGCGCACGAACCCTTGGCGCAGCCGCTGAACCCGGCCACCTTCCTGATCGACCGCCAGGATCAAGTCAGGGCGAATCGCACGAATGGATGCACACAGTTCGCGCACCTGGCGCGGGCTGTCGATATTGCGGGCAAAGATGATCAGGCCGGCTACTTCTGGTTGGCGCAGCAGGTGACGGTCTTCGGCGGTCAGCCATTTACCGGCGATGTCCACCATCAGGGAGCCTTGCAGGCTGACGGTCATGGGAAATCCTTCATAGAAGACTTAAAGAAGCCCACTGGGGGCAAGCGGCCTGTTCGATACGCACCCGGCAATGGGCCGGCACCCGGTCGAACAGGTCAAGTAGATCGGTACTGTGCAGGCGTATGCAGCCATGGGACAGCGGCACGCCTAAAGGTTCGCTCAGAGGGGTGCCATGCAGGTAGATATAGCGACGGAACGTGTCAACGGCGCCCAAGCGGTTGACGCCCGGCTCGCAGCCGCTGAGCCAAAGGATACGGGTGAGGATCCAGTCACGCCCAGGGAACTGCGCATGCAGCTCGGGCGACCACACCTCACCGGTCCAGCGCCGCCCACGCAACACAGCGTTCAGCGGCAGGCCCGCGCCAATTTTCGCCCGCACCTGATGCAGACCTCGCGGGGTGCAGCCCGAGCCGTTGCGTTCGCCAGCCCCGTTGCGCGCCGTGGAGACAGCCAGGCGCAGGCACAACCGGCCCTGGGAGAACCCATAGAGGCATTGGTCGGCAAGGGAGATGTGCAAAAGATCGAGATCGGGCATGGGCGCTAGCTTAGCCGAAGCGCCCTGCCCCGCCCAGCCTTCAGGCCTTGGCGGTGGTTGCGCTGCTGCTGGCCTTGCTGCGTGGGCGCAGTTGGGCCGCCGCCATCGCTTCGTCGGTGACCCCGCTGTCGGCGCGCATGCCTGCAGCCAGGAACGGCACCATCAGGCGCATGACCTGCTCAATCGAGGTATTGATGCCGAAATCGGTCTCGGCGATAGCGCGCAAGGCCTTGATCCCGGACATGCTGAACGCCGCGGCGCCGAGCATGAAATGCACGCGCCAGAACAGCTCCAGTGGCGGAACCCGTGGCGCAGCCTCGTTGACCAGCAGCATGTAGCGGCGGAACACCTTGCCGTACATGTCTTCCAGGTAACGACGCAGGTGCCCCTGGCTCTGGCTGAAGGCCAGCCCCAAGAGGCGCATGAAGATGGACAGGTCGTTGTTGCTGCGCGGCTGCACGGCCAGCGCCTGCTCGACGAGCATTTCGAGCAGTTCTTCGAGGCTGGGCTTTTGCTCCGGGCGCGCCTGACGGCGCTCCAGCTCACGCTCCAGGCTGGCACAGAACGGCCCGAGGAAACGCGAGAATACCGCCTGGATAAGGGCCTTTTTGGAACCGAAGTGGTAGTTGACCGCTGCCAGGTTCACCCCGGCCTTGCTGGTAATCAGCCGCAACGACGTTTCTGCGAACCCTCTTTCTGCGAACAACTGCTCGGCAGCATCGAGAATGCGTTCAACGGTTTCGGATTGGGCCATGATTATTCCGCCAGACAAACAGGTGTTTGAAACATACGTTTCAAGCCTGCTTCTGTCAAGGCTCGGTGACTGGGCGGTCGCCATTTAAAAACGCCCACGAGCAAGCTGCAAGCGCCATTCTGGTTGTTTCTTCGTGCAGGGTGCTTGCAGCCTATCCAGTACTGTATATAATTCCAGTCACTGTATAAAAAGACAGAGCGCTCACCATGTTGAAACTGACGCCACGCCAAGCTGAAATTCTCGCGTTCATCAAACGTTGCCTTGAAGACAACGGCTTTCCACCGACACGCGCTGAAATCGCTCAGGAGCTGGGCTTCAAATCGCCCAACGCCGCCGAAGAGCACCTGAAGGCCCTTGCTCGCAAAGGCGCCATCGAGATGACCCCGGGCGCATCCCGCGGCATCCGTATCCCGGGGTTCGAGGCCAAGGCCGAAGAAAGCGGCCTGCCGATCATCGGCCGGGTCGCGGCCGGTGCGCCAATTCTCGCCGAGCAGCACATCGAGCAATCCTGCAACATCAACCCTGCCTTCTTCCACCCTCGCGCCGATTATTTGCTACGCGTGCACGGCATGAGCATGAAGGATGTCGGCATCTTCGACGGTGACCTGCTGGCGGTGCACACCTGCCGCGAGGCCCGTAATGGCCAGATCGTCGTCGCCCGCATCGGTGACGAAGTGACCGTCAAGCGCTTCAAGCGCGAAGGTACCAAGGTCTGGCTGGTTGCCGAAAACCCCGAATTCGCCCCCATCGAAATCAACCTGAAAGAACAGGAGTTGGTGATCGAGGGCTTGAGCGTCGGCGTCATTCGCCGCTGATCCAGGAGGCGCCATGCAGCAGTTCATTCACGCACCCGAGCAAGCCCAGTTGCCATTGTTCGAAGCATTCCTTGCCCAGCCCATTCTGCCGGGCCTGAAAGCCAGCGAGCAGGAACGCAAGAGCAGCCAGCCCGAGCTGTTCAGCGAGCTGTCGCTGCGCGGCGCTGCCGGGCAGTGCCAGAGCCTGTTGGCGCCGGTGCTGCGCGAACTGAGCGAAGAGGACGATGCCCGCTGGTTGACCCTGATCGCCCCACCCACGAGCCTGACCCAGGCCTGGCTGCGAGATGCCGGCCTCAACCGCGAGCGCATCCTGCTGCTGCACCCTCGTGGCAACCAAAGCCCACTGCAACTGACCTGCGAAGCGCTGCGCCTGGGCCGCAGCCACACCGTGGTCAGCTGGCTTGGCAGCGTCAATGCCAGCGCGCGTCAACTGCTGCTGCGCTCTGCCAGTGCCGGAAACGCACAAAGCCTGAACATCCGCCTCGGCTGATGTTCAGGCTTTGCCTGTCATTCAGAAACCGCTGATGCCATGCACCGGGGTCAATGCAGAACGCGAGGGCCTTCGTCGCGTTCGAGCTCGCCATCCATCAGCCGGCCCGCCATCTGCACACCGACACTGAGCATGGCCTTGGCCACTTCCACATGCTGACCCTGCAGGAACGCCTTGGCGTCTTCCGAGAAATCCAGGGTTACCAGAGAGCCCTCATCCTCCGCACGACGCAGTTCGATCCGGCCATCAGGCAACTCGACAATTTCCAGAAAAGACGTAGACATAAAAGGCTGTTCTCCACGAAAGGCCAGCATTGTATCAGCCGCGGCGGCTATCAGCACTCACTCAACGCGTCACGGAAACGTCTCACCAAGCTTTTAAGGTTGCTCCGCCAGCTTTCCAGCGTTTCTCGCGACAGTGCTGGCTGCTCGGGTTCATCGAGATTGACGGCCTGAATCAGCGGCTGAGTGACATCGGTTTTAGGCGTTTTCTTCGCGACCGGTGGTCGGAACAAATCGGCATAAGCACTGAGCAGTTGCGCCAGCCAGGTTTCGCGTTGACGGGCCAATTCCAACAGTTCGGCCACCTCGGGGATGGCGATGCCATTCAGCGCATCGTCGGCAAGCAGTTGCTCGACACTTGGCCCTGCCGACAGGCGATAGAAGCCACCGATCTCATGGCACAGGCCCAGAAGCGCGCCGTACAGG
The sequence above is drawn from the Pseudomonas putida genome and encodes:
- the mfd gene encoding transcription-repair coupling factor, encoding MSVLRLPQLSATAGKQTWGNLPGAALSLAIAEAASSAGRFTLLLTADSQAADRLEQELRFFAPDLPVLPFPDWETLPYDLFSPHQDIISQRIASLYRLPELSHGILVVPITTALHRLAPTRFLLGSSLVLDIGQTIDVEQMRTRLEASGYRCVDTVYEHGEFAVRGALIDLYPMGSKLPYRIDLFDDEIETLRTFDPETQRSIDKVDSVRLLPAREFPMQKEEVTRFKARFRERFDVDFRRSAIFQDLASGIIPAGIEYYLPLFFEETSTLFDYLPSDTQVFSLPGVEQAAEHFWNDVRGRYEDRRGDLSRPLLPPAELFLPVEDCFAQLKQWPRVVVSAEDLDPGAGRERFPARPLPELAIEAKANQPLAALASFLDQFPGRVLFTAESAGRREVLLELLERLKLRPHTVEGWTDFITGSERLAITIAPLDEGLVLDDPAIALIAESPLFGQRVMQRRRRDKRGEAANDAVIKNLTELREGAPVVHIDHGVGRYLGLATLEIDGQAAEFLTLEYAEGAKLYVPVANLHLIARYTGSDDALAPLHRLGSEAWQKAKRKAAEQVRDVAAELLDIYARRAARKGYAFADPAADYATFSAGFPFEETPDQQNAIEAVRADMLAAKPMDRLVCGDVGFGKTEVAMRAAFIAVHSGRQVAVLVPTTLLAQQHYNSFRDRFADWPVTVEVMSRFKSAKEVASAAADLAEGKIDILIGTHKLLQDDVRFKDLGLVVIDEEHRFGVRQKEQLKALRSEVDILTLTATPIPRTLNMAVAGMRDLSIIATPPARRLSVRTFVMEHNNSTVKEALLRELLRGGQVYYLHNDVKTIEKCAADLAELVPEARIGIGHGQMRERELEQVMSDFYHKRFNVLIASTIIETGIDVPSANTIVIERADKFGLAQLHQLRGRVGRSHHQAYAYLLTPARQKVSSDAEKRLEAIANTQDLGAGFVLATNDLEIRGAGELLGEGQSGQIQAVGFTLYMEMLERAVKAIRKGAQPNLEQPLGGGPEINLRLPALIPEDYLPDVHARLILYKRIASAADEEGLKDLQVEMIDRFGLLPEPTKNLMRLTSLKLQAEKLGIKKVDAGPNGGKLEFEGETPVDPLTLIKLIQGQPKRYKFEGATQFRFLVPMERPDERFNTLEALFERLTPQSA
- a CDS encoding peptidoglycan binding protein CsiV yields the protein MRAIRCLTLLLALFAPAAFAEGLYQVEMLLVRQNSVPAFTSPFAPEDWSAGAPRLDKGAERPLGLDDETTRLQATADYTVLMHKAWQQQVGSEPSRIALGEGEEQFGHFPIEGNLSIAEGRFIAVEANFWVNQLDGNGSVLRSEQFKQSNSNVKGGQLTFLDGGHLAVLLKVTPAGMRKLPQMDPEMMEQ
- a CDS encoding DEAD/DEAH box helicase; translated protein: MSESDAQFFVREHNGWTFTFDRKTLQRGLDYAEEGRSEIVSILDLTIRAQCLGSGGRAYYQRITLDMTEDGLQCEGTCSCPVGGNCKHCAAALYVLQRGPDYAEGTPDEPLAAPQSAQHSLELPPELAHWVEALEVPAPPATEPAKRKGPALYYVVSNHHGRCMLSVFKGSRQADDTLKLGRPNSMPELIYYTPKYVTDEDLRALRLIDALSKDYSLPIARLEGKKGAELYEYALATGRLLYDQQETPLAEGPDLQAEFRWMRLDNGSYRGAWHHDDSAHTLALPLDPLYYVDTQTRQTGKLLHDLDPFIASQLASAPTVPEHLIIPLSHRLNALNRQVPTPTTVRSEQIDNIEPRPHLTLGSLEFSAYTPKTGRMQRQMQHRAALSFDYDGLRASGNDDKPLTRLVDATSQRIRRQPKTEQALRKTLRDLGFKAATRQSKALPDSAGEMHQLPDDEAWLHFARNGLARLREAGWVIDIHRDFAFNLQEVDDWYASIDEAPGHEWFDLELGIVVDGQRHSLLPIVLQLLRSSPELLRPNELARRSDDEHLLIDLNRGRLDSPALRVALPYGRIKAVMGTLGELYLHEDAAGPSLRLDRADAARLNELDHLPLHWEGGAHVRDLGKRLRDARDLQVEPPEQLNATLRPYQQQGLNWMQALREMGTGGILGDDMGLGKTLQTLAHLLLEKQSGRLTTPALAVMPTSLVPNWLDEAERFAPDLRVLALHGPGRSKHFATLHDYDLVLTTYALAPRDLEHLRTQHWHVLVLDEAQNIKSSTSKAALAVCELQAEQRLCLTGTPMENNLGELWSIFHFLMPGWLGDLKRFNQDYRTPIERHGDAERLAHLANRIRPFLLRRTKEQVATELPAKTEMVHWVELSDAQRDTYEAVRVAMDKKVRDEIARNGASRSQIVILDALLKLRQVCCDLRLVKGVETKGNQADKGKLGALLEMLEELLSEGRRVLLFSQFTSMLALIEQELQKRNVRYSLLTGDTRDRRTPVQEFQRGDSEVFLISLKAGGTGLNLTAADTVIHFDPWWNPASENQATDRAYRIGQDKPVFVFKLITRGTVEEKIQQLQQEKAALAASLLDGGQAGQWRLGDDEIEALFAPLPGKRGR
- the nagZ gene encoding beta-N-acetylhexosaminidase, whose translation is MQGSLMVDIAGKWLTAEDRHLLRQPEVAGLIIFARNIDSPRQVRELCASIRAIRPDLILAVDQEGGRVQRLRQGFVRLPAMRALADNDNAESLAEHCGWLMATEVLAVGLDLSFAPVLDLDHQRSAVVGSRAFEGDPQRATQLAAAFIRGMNAAGMAACGKHFPGHGWAEADSHVAIPTDERSLEQLRQADLVPFTRLSGQLAAVMPAHVIYPQVDNQPAGFSRRWLQDILRGELGFDGVIFSDDLSMAGAHVVGDAANRIEAALSAGCDMGLVCNDRAAAELALSAAQRLKVKPSPRIARMRGQGFARTDYRQQPRWLEALGALREAQLVD
- a CDS encoding L,D-transpeptidase; translation: MPDLDLLHISLADQCLYGFSQGRLCLRLAVSTARNGAGERNGSGCTPRGLHQVRAKIGAGLPLNAVLRGRRWTGEVWSPELHAQFPGRDWILTRILWLSGCEPGVNRLGAVDTFRRYIYLHGTPLSEPLGVPLSHGCIRLHSTDLLDLFDRVPAHCRVRIEQAACPQWASLSLL
- a CDS encoding TetR/AcrR family transcriptional regulator; the encoded protein is MAQSETVERILDAAEQLFAERGFAETSLRLITSKAGVNLAAVNYHFGSKKALIQAVFSRFLGPFCASLERELERRQARPEQKPSLEELLEMLVEQALAVQPRSNNDLSIFMRLLGLAFSQSQGHLRRYLEDMYGKVFRRYMLLVNEAAPRVPPLELFWRVHFMLGAAAFSMSGIKALRAIAETDFGINTSIEQVMRLMVPFLAAGMRADSGVTDEAMAAAQLRPRSKASSSATTAKA
- the lexA gene encoding transcriptional repressor LexA, which translates into the protein MLKLTPRQAEILAFIKRCLEDNGFPPTRAEIAQELGFKSPNAAEEHLKALARKGAIEMTPGASRGIRIPGFEAKAEESGLPIIGRVAAGAPILAEQHIEQSCNINPAFFHPRADYLLRVHGMSMKDVGIFDGDLLAVHTCREARNGQIVVARIGDEVTVKRFKREGTKVWLVAENPEFAPIEINLKEQELVIEGLSVGVIRR
- the sulA gene encoding SOS-induced cell division inhibitor SulA, yielding MQQFIHAPEQAQLPLFEAFLAQPILPGLKASEQERKSSQPELFSELSLRGAAGQCQSLLAPVLRELSEEDDARWLTLIAPPTSLTQAWLRDAGLNRERILLLHPRGNQSPLQLTCEALRLGRSHTVVSWLGSVNASARQLLLRSASAGNAQSLNIRLG